One genomic region from Bacillus alveayuensis encodes:
- a CDS encoding DNA-binding Lrp family transcriptional regulator (product_source=COG1522; cath_funfam=1.10.10.10,3.30.70.920; cog=COG1522; pfam=PF01037,PF13412; smart=SM00344; superfamily=46785,54909): MKLTEKETEILEILEKDSRLTTETIAKMIDLSVEETETLIKRLEERRIIVDYSTTIDWKKVDGHEGVTAMIDVKVTPKRGVGFDEIAERIYRFKEVKSVYLMSGAYDLSVTIEGKTMSDIAHFVSEKLSTLDSVISTTTHFILKKYKHDGKIFDQDDRDNRIVVSP; the protein is encoded by the coding sequence ATGAAATTAACAGAGAAAGAAACAGAAATTTTGGAAATATTAGAAAAGGATAGTCGATTGACTACCGAAACGATCGCTAAAATGATTGATTTATCAGTAGAAGAAACAGAAACTTTAATAAAAAGATTGGAAGAAAGAAGAATTATCGTCGATTATTCGACAACTATTGATTGGAAAAAAGTTGATGGCCATGAAGGGGTTACCGCCATGATTGATGTAAAAGTCACACCAAAAAGGGGAGTTGGCTTTGATGAAATTGCGGAAAGAATTTACCGTTTTAAGGAAGTTAAATCCGTTTATTTAATGTCAGGGGCATATGATTTATCTGTTACAATCGAAGGGAAAACGATGTCTGATATCGCACATTTTGTTTCGGAGAAGCTTTCTACACTTGATTCTGTCATCTCGACAACCACTCATTTTATTTTAAAAAAATATAAACATGATGGGAAAATTTTTGATCAAGATGACCGAGATAATCGCATCGTGGTGTCACCATGA
- a CDS encoding general stress protein 13 (product_source=KO:K07570; cath_funfam=2.40.50.140; cog=COG1098; ko=KO:K07570; pfam=PF00575; smart=SM00316; superfamily=50249), whose product MGNKFEVGTIVEGKVTGIQPYGVFVSLDEETQGLVHISEITHQYVKNIQDHLKVGDEVKVKILAIDEDSGKISLSIRAAKEPPKRNRTKKRIGNAKKSEKTPAGFNTLKEKLQEWIEQSKREDLIKK is encoded by the coding sequence ATGGGCAATAAATTTGAAGTCGGAACAATTGTAGAAGGTAAAGTAACAGGTATTCAACCATATGGGGTGTTCGTTTCCCTTGATGAAGAAACACAGGGACTTGTTCATATTTCAGAAATTACACATCAATATGTGAAAAACATTCAAGATCACTTAAAGGTAGGAGACGAAGTTAAAGTTAAAATATTAGCAATTGATGAGGATAGTGGTAAAATTAGTCTGTCCATACGTGCAGCAAAGGAGCCGCCAAAAAGAAATCGTACGAAAAAACGGATCGGAAATGCTAAAAAATCAGAAAAAACACCTGCTGGATTTAATACGTTAAAGGAAAAATTACAAGAGTGGATCGAACAATCTAAGCGAGAGGACTTAATTAAAAAATAA
- a CDS encoding aminotransferase (product_source=KO:K10907; cath_funfam=3.40.640.10,3.90.1150.10; cog=COG0436; ko=KO:K10907; pfam=PF00155; superfamily=53383): MKTLNSYISDTVRTLKPSGIRKFFDLVAKMDGVISLGVGEPDFVTPWNVREASILSLEQGYTAYTANAGIVELRTEISRYLQKRFHLQYDFESEILVTVGASQALDIAFRAILNQGDEVLIIEPCFVSYGSLVTLAGGKPISVSTSGDEEFKINPYSLKKYITSKTKAMILCTPSNPTGTVLSKRDLEEIAKIAKEHDLIVIVDEIYAELTYDEPFTSFPSLPDMKERTILISGFSKAFAMTGWRLGYIAAECDLLQAMLKVHQYSVMCAPTMAQYAAVEALTNGMEEVEFMRKSYKRRRNYFVKSLNEIGLHCHMPGGAFYAFPSIQNTGMSSEEFAERLLVEQKVAVVPGNAFGESGEGYIRCSYASSMEQLQEAIKRINHFVQSLS, from the coding sequence ATGAAAACTTTAAATAGCTACATTTCAGACACGGTAAGAACCTTAAAACCTTCTGGTATTCGCAAGTTTTTTGATTTAGTAGCAAAAATGGATGGGGTAATCTCTCTAGGTGTGGGAGAGCCAGATTTTGTGACTCCGTGGAATGTGCGTGAAGCATCTATTTTATCATTGGAACAAGGATATACCGCTTACACTGCCAATGCAGGCATTGTTGAGCTTCGAACAGAAATTAGCCGTTACTTACAAAAACGATTCCACCTTCAATATGATTTTGAAAGTGAAATATTAGTTACCGTTGGTGCTAGTCAAGCATTGGATATAGCCTTTCGAGCGATTTTAAATCAAGGTGACGAAGTGTTAATTATTGAGCCTTGCTTCGTTTCCTATGGTTCATTAGTTACCCTAGCGGGAGGAAAGCCGATTAGTGTTTCTACTTCTGGAGATGAGGAATTTAAAATTAATCCATATTCTTTAAAAAAATATATAACTTCGAAAACGAAGGCAATGATCTTATGTACACCGAGCAATCCGACAGGTACGGTATTATCAAAACGAGATTTAGAGGAAATTGCAAAAATTGCGAAAGAACATGATTTAATCGTAATTGTCGATGAAATATATGCAGAACTTACGTATGATGAACCATTTACGAGTTTTCCGAGCTTACCGGATATGAAGGAGCGCACGATTTTAATTTCCGGCTTTTCGAAAGCCTTTGCCATGACGGGATGGCGTTTAGGGTATATTGCAGCTGAATGCGATCTTTTACAGGCCATGCTTAAAGTTCATCAATATTCGGTTATGTGTGCACCGACAATGGCGCAATATGCGGCAGTAGAAGCATTAACAAATGGAATGGAAGAAGTAGAGTTTATGCGAAAAAGCTACAAGAGAAGGAGAAACTATTTTGTTAAGTCTTTAAATGAAATCGGGTTGCATTGTCATATGCCTGGCGGTGCGTTTTATGCCTTTCCTAGCATTCAAAATACGGGAATGAGTTCAGAAGAATTTGCTGAAAGGTTGTTGGTGGAGCAAAAAGTGGCTGTTGTTCCAGGAAACGCCTTTGGTGAAAGCGGAGAAGGATATATTCGTTGTTCCTATGCTTCTTCCATGGAACAGCTGCAGGAAGCAATTAAACGAATCAATCACTTTGTTCAATCTCTTTCATAA